In Pungitius pungitius unplaced genomic scaffold, fPunPun2.1 scaffold_33, whole genome shotgun sequence, the following are encoded in one genomic region:
- the LOC119206987 gene encoding uncharacterized protein LOC119206987, with amino-acid sequence MSTFYLSLAAATLCLSCAAAPRGPGPDEAVWREPGEAVTVRCRSSHPKPEYLSLMTGRGAGGRGDVRVLFKDDQPGGGTVAPEYRGRLRCSETFPDVDVVIDPVTPADAGRYECVYLKYDRQRRPVELPGTGSVFLVVPQPSSPGERCRDELWDDTPPTTLATCAFVVLVVVVIAWCFAWTLLKACRMSKEALRRWRQRQERKKLQRFPLDDVYEDMNATVAR; translated from the exons ATGTCGACTTTCTACCTGAGCCTCGCGGCGGCGACCCTGTGCCTCTCCTGCGCGGCGGCCCCGCGCGGTCCCG GGCCCGACGAAGCGGTGTGGAGGGAGCCCGGAGAAGCCGTGACCGTCCGGTGCCGATCTTCCCATCCGAAGCCCGAGTACCTGAGTCTGATGACGGGTCGCGGCGCCGGCGGCCGCGGCGACGTAAGGGTCCTGTTCAAAGACGACCAGCCGGGCGGCGGCACCGTCGCCCCCGAATACCGAGGCAGACTTCGGTGCAGCGAAACGTTTCCGGACGTGGACGTCGTCATCGACCCCGTGACTCCCGCCGACGCGGGGCGgtacgagtgtgtgtatttgaaatacGATCGCCAACGGCGACCCGTGGAGTTGCCGGGCACGGGGTCGGTGTTCCTGGTCGTGCCGCAGCCGTCGTCGCCGG GCGAGAGGTGTCGAGACGAGCTATGGGATGACACCCCCCCTACGACACTGGCGACCTGCGCCTTTGTTGTCctggtcgtcgtcgtcatcgcgTGGTGCTTCGCGTGGACGCTCCTGAAG GCGTGCAGGATGTCGAAGGAAGCGCTGCGGCggtggcggcagcggcaggagaggaagaagctgcagcgGTTCCCCCTCGACGACGTGTACGAGGACATGAACGCGACGGTGGCGCGCTAG
- the LOC134102876 gene encoding piggyBac transposable element-derived protein 4-like, which produces MTAATPTALELLERLFADPVEPRKVYHYSDMGEGEASTAADNKERELRGEEEDDDDDDDGVDDDDDGDDDDGGEEYNPENEALSLEEEEEEEGEEEGEEEGGEEEGEEEEEDRVVGERPETCTFPSKNGELTWSSTAHGRRGATDEQSRPGPPTPGPTEEAASRATDIASTFRLFVTPAIEDIVLEMTNLEGRRRYGDDWKGMDRVDLRAYVGLLILAGVYRSRGEAAASLWDAESGRAIFRATMPLKDFHAYSTLLRFDDRETRRERRASDKLAAVRDVWDAWVLRLPLLYNPGPEVTVDEQLVPFRGRCPFRQYMPSKPAKYGIKTWVACDARSSYAWKMQVYTGKPTTGGGGPERNLGMRVVLDVTEGLAGRNVTCDNYFTSYELARRLLARGITVVGTVRKNKPELPPALLATRDRAVFSSMFAFTPTTALVSYVPKKNRNVVLMSTRHAEAEVGDRPDGKPAIILDYNRNKGGVDNLDKVIGTYSCRRMTARWPLVVFHNVVDVSAYNAFVIWREVRPDWMSGKRSKRRFFLERLGKELVTPLVERRACLPRTEASAAVVRAARRARGRAEAAPEAEREPETRAAAVASALSRVASKRKRCQICPSKKDSKTHTVCCACRRYICRGCSRAFCPACADRRVSSDGGGGRGDDDGGDDGGAARTCDYWRTRGRQGVEGGDG; this is translated from the exons ATGACTGCCGCGACGCCGACCGCGCTCGAGCTCCTCGAACGTCTTTTCGCAGATCCGGTGGAGCCGCGAAAGGTCTACCACTACTCTGacatgggagagggagaggcttcgACCGCGGCTGACAACAAAGAACGAGAGCtacgaggggaagaagaagacgacgacgacgacgacgacggcgtcgacgacgacgacgacggcgacgacgacgacggcggcgaagAATACAACCCGGAGAACGAAGCTTtgtctttggaggaggaggaggaggaggaaggagaagaagaaggagaagaagaaggaggagaagaagaaggagaagaagaagaagaagaccgcgTCGTGGGCGAAAGACCCGAGACCTGCACCTTTCCGTCCAAAAACGGCGAACTGACGTGGTCCTCGACGGCGCACGGCAGACGGGGCGCGACCGACGAGCAGAGTCGGCCGGGTCCGCCGACCCCCGGGCCCACGGAGGAAGCGGCGTCCCGCGCCACCGACATCGCCTCGACGTTCCGGCTGTTTGTGACGCCCGCGATAGAAGACATTGTCCTGGAGATGACCAACCTCGAAGGTCGCAGAAGATACGGGGACGACTGGAAAGGCATGGACCGGGTCGACCTGCGCGCCTACGTGGGCCTCCTGATCCTGGCGGGCGTGTACAGGTCCAGAGGGGAGGCCGCCGCCAGTCTGTGGGACGCGGAGAGCGGAAGGGCCATTTTCCGCGCCACGATGCCGCTGAAGGACTTTCACGCGTACTCGACACTGTTGCGATTCGACGACCGCGAGACGAGGCGCGAGCGACGAGCGAGCGACAAACTGGCGGCCGTGCGAGACGTGTGGGACGCGTGGGTGCTCCGACTGCCGCTCCTCTACAACCCGGGGCCCGAGGTGACCGTGGACGAGCAGCTGGTTCCGTTCAGAG GGCGGTGTCCCTTCAGGCAGTACATGCCCAGCAAGCCGGCGAAATACGGAATCAAGACGTGGGTGGCGTGCGACGCCAGATCCAGCTACGCGTGGAAGATGCAAGTGTACACCGGCAAGCCGAcgacgggcggcggcggccccgagAGGAACCTGGGGATGAGGGTCGTGCTCGACGTCACGGAGGGCCTGGCGGGTCGCAACGTGACGTGCGACAATTACTTCACGTCCTACGAGCTGGCGCGCCGGCTCCTGGCCAGGGGGATCACCGTGGTCGGCACGGTTCGAAAGAACAAGCCCGAGCTTCCGCCCGCTCTGCTGGCGACGAGGGACAGGGCGGTGTTCTCTTCGATGTTTGCGTTCACGCCCACCACGGCCCTGGTGTCCTACGTGCCCAAGAAAAACCGCAACGTGGTGCTCATGAGCACGCGGCACGCCGAGGCCGAGGTCGGCGACCGCCCGGACGGGAAGCCCGCGATCATCCTGGACTACAACCGCAACAAGGGAGGCgtggacaacctggacaagGTGATCGGCAcgtacagctgcaggaggatgacGGCCCGCTGGCCCCTGGTCGTGTTCCACAACGTCGTCGACGTGTCCGCCTACAACGCCTTCGTGATATGGCGAGAGGTCCGTCCCGACTGGATGTCCGGCAAGCGGAGCAAGCGCAGGTTCTTCCTCGAGCGGCTCGGAAAAGAGCTCGTGACGCCGCTCGTCGAGAGGAGGGCGTGTCTCCCCCGCACGGAAGCGTCCGCGGCGGTCGTGCGGGCCGCCCGGAGGGCGCGCGGTCGAGCCGAGGCGGCGCCGGAGGCGGAACGGGAGCCGGAAACGCGGGCGGCGGCCGTCGCCTCGGCTCTGTCCAGGGTGgcgagcaagaggaagaggtgtcaGATTTGCCCGTCGAAGAAGGACAGCAAGACGCACACCGTCTGCTGCGCGTGCAGGAGGTACATCTGCCGGGGCTGCTCGCGCGCGTTCTGCCCCGCCTGCGCCGACCGGCGTGTCTCGAGCgacggaggcggggggcgcggagacgacgacggcggcgacgaCGGAGGCGCGGCGCGCACCTGCGACTATTGGAGGACGCGAGGACGACAaggtgtggaggggggtgacggctga